A window of Pseudomonas guangdongensis contains these coding sequences:
- a CDS encoding zinc ribbon domain-containing protein → MDIIDAGDACEWHLEDQFWTQDGQGAFQLRSHRGVPLPEALGDLDFLIATRRCPRCRVSAFLPAAFRHCPHCGAPLGAPGETQPWLPPYGQTGGWRCHERAGSPAGALLERLLARPGSLDDHRQVLKAPRKGGLLYFAAPLGGHGNALFALSRAGELFLWQRSSEQWLSLVAEQQPLGGFDLELWAWGLALLDTAAGPRLLLAGTEGATSLCVDPLQLSYRLQRCSGRALGAPGELEGRVYVPLLQDGRVLLADSAGEAWSSRALEDIDAPALQKLSAPILNAADRQLLWVGSQGYLELRLDDGAQAQVRWHAWPQGWQAYPEFGPPFRDGEGFWQQLIETERQAMCYVKLDGRLQERRLLQGTRMGTGHLSIQSDALLQRPWDEYDRNLHTQKQVFYPFMEFAAERLLLGLRVDHRSSVQKFFANPGPHPTDYCLERIDGERRSLHLSVERPWDAQWLVFDDALWLAIDSNGALYRWS, encoded by the coding sequence ATGGACATCATCGACGCTGGCGATGCCTGCGAGTGGCATCTCGAAGACCAGTTCTGGACGCAAGACGGCCAGGGTGCCTTCCAGTTGCGCAGCCATCGGGGCGTTCCGCTGCCCGAGGCGCTCGGCGATCTCGATTTCCTCATCGCCACCCGGCGCTGTCCGCGCTGCCGGGTGTCGGCCTTCCTGCCCGCCGCCTTCCGCCACTGCCCGCACTGCGGCGCCCCGCTGGGCGCGCCGGGCGAGACGCAGCCGTGGCTGCCGCCCTATGGCCAGACCGGCGGCTGGCGCTGCCATGAGCGCGCCGGCAGTCCGGCCGGCGCCCTGCTCGAACGCCTGCTCGCCCGGCCGGGCAGCCTCGACGATCACCGGCAGGTCCTCAAGGCGCCGCGCAAGGGCGGTCTGCTGTACTTCGCCGCGCCGCTGGGCGGCCACGGCAACGCTCTGTTCGCCCTCAGTCGCGCCGGCGAGTTGTTCCTCTGGCAGCGCAGCAGCGAGCAGTGGCTGAGCCTGGTCGCCGAGCAGCAGCCGCTGGGCGGCTTCGACCTGGAGCTCTGGGCCTGGGGGCTGGCCCTGCTCGACACCGCCGCCGGCCCGCGCCTGCTGCTGGCCGGTACGGAGGGCGCCACCAGCCTGTGCGTCGATCCGCTGCAGCTCAGCTATCGCCTGCAGCGCTGCTCCGGCCGAGCCCTGGGTGCACCGGGCGAACTGGAAGGGCGCGTCTATGTGCCGCTGCTGCAGGACGGTCGCGTGCTGCTGGCCGACAGCGCTGGCGAGGCCTGGAGCAGCCGGGCGCTGGAGGACATCGATGCCCCGGCGCTGCAGAAGCTGTCCGCCCCGATCCTCAATGCCGCCGACCGCCAGTTGCTGTGGGTCGGCAGTCAGGGCTACCTGGAGCTGCGCCTGGACGACGGCGCGCAGGCGCAGGTGCGCTGGCATGCCTGGCCGCAGGGCTGGCAGGCGTACCCGGAGTTCGGCCCGCCGTTCCGCGACGGCGAAGGCTTCTGGCAGCAGCTGATCGAAACCGAGCGGCAGGCCATGTGCTACGTGAAGCTCGACGGTCGCCTCCAGGAGCGGCGTCTGCTGCAGGGCACGCGCATGGGCACCGGCCACCTGAGCATCCAGTCCGATGCCTTGCTGCAGCGGCCCTGGGACGAGTACGACCGCAACCTGCACACCCAGAAGCAGGTGTTCTACCCGTTCATGGAGTTCGCCGCCGAGCGGCTGCTGCTCGGCCTGCGGGTCGATCACCGTTCCTCGGTGCAGAAGTTCTTCGCCAATCCCGGCCCCCACCCGACCGACTACTGTCTGGAGCGCATCGACGGCGAACGGCGCAGCCTGCACCTGAGCGTGGAGCGCCCCTGGGATGCGCAGTGGCTGGTCTTCGACGACGCCCTGTGGCTGGCCATCGACTCGAACGGAGCCCTCTACCGATGGTCCTGA